The Nitrospira tepida genome includes a window with the following:
- the rpoB gene encoding DNA-directed RNA polymerase subunit beta: MPETSGVELVPRKDFSRIQTSIEIPDLIEIQRRSYEQFLQMEKEPERRDDRGLQAALASVFPIADYNNTAVLEFTSYALGTPKYDVRECLEQGMTYAVPLKLRVRLVVFDKEDKGPKRKVLDVREQEVYVGELPLMTERGTFIINGTERVVVSQLHRSPGASFTHDKGRTHASGKVLYSARIIPYRGSWLDFEFDARDILYVRIDRRRKMPVTILLKAFGFSSDDLLKMYYPVEEVHVSQGKLYRKLDPEIHHGLKSSTELTEKGSKEVLVREGAKLSKVMINKLKAAGIKEIPVAPAELVGRAVLSEIINPRTKEKLAEKNQRLTAEILEKVVESQAEAFKVIYLDQATATPVILDTLEMERTNSKEEAMVEIYKRLRPGETPSIETAKALFENLFQSAKRYDLSPVGRLKLNKKLGLDLPLEQRTLTKEDIVEVIRYLVNLKMGKGEVDDIDHLGNRRVRSVGELLENQVRLGLVRMERSIKERMNLLDMETVLPHDLINAKPVVAAIKEFFSSSQLSQFMDQTNPLAEITHKRRLSALGPGGLTRERAGFEVRDVHPSHYSRICPIETPEGPNIGLITSLATYARINEFGFIEAPYRKVVKGRVTDEIEYLSAIEGDRYVVAQANSAVDSHGKLVSETITARSAGDFVMTGPDRVEYMDVSPKQVVSVATAMVPFLEHDDANRALMGSNMQRQAVPLLKTESPLVGTGMEAVVARDSGYVVLAKRAGVVESVDATRIVVRADVGKDVRKKGDTGLDVYDLVKFQRSNQNTCINQMPVVRLGQPVKKGQVLADGPAIDRGELALGKNVLVAFMPWGGYNFEDAILLSERVVREDVFTSIHIEEFEVEARDTKLGKEEITRDIPNVGEEALRNLDESGIIRIGAEVKPGDILVGKVTPKGETQLTPEEKLLRAIFGEKAGDVKDTSLTVPPGVEGIVVDVKIFSRKGLDKDERSRSIESEDAMKLQRDHQDEIRIIEEEKIKKIRKFMLGRVVGRDIMDPDSGEVVLKKKGKLTADVLRQLSDDELRHTILADPEEQQELDEIERRAKEQIEILQTMYDEKVGRLKRGDELPPGVLKLVKVHIAMKRKIQVGDKMAGRHGNKGVVSRVMPEEDMPYLPDGTPVDIVLNPLGVPSRMNVGQILETHLGWAAKVLGLHVASPVFDGASEREIKDLLKKAGLPASGQTVLYDGRTGEKFDSTVTVGHMYMLKLHHLVDDKIHARSIGPYSLVTQQPLGGKAQFGGQRLGEMEVWALQAYGAASTLQEFLTVKSDDVPGRSRMYEAIVKGEPYLEPGLPESFNVLVKELQSLGLDVELVKSQD; encoded by the coding sequence ATGCCGGAAACGAGTGGGGTTGAGTTGGTCCCTCGGAAAGATTTTTCCAGGATTCAGACGAGCATCGAGATCCCGGATCTGATCGAGATCCAGCGGCGTTCGTATGAGCAGTTCCTCCAAATGGAAAAAGAGCCCGAGCGTCGAGACGATCGGGGGTTGCAGGCCGCGCTGGCCAGCGTCTTTCCGATCGCCGACTACAACAATACCGCCGTGCTCGAATTCACGAGCTACGCGCTCGGGACGCCGAAGTACGACGTCCGGGAATGTCTTGAGCAGGGGATGACCTATGCGGTGCCCTTGAAGCTGCGCGTGCGGTTGGTCGTGTTCGACAAGGAGGACAAGGGTCCGAAGCGCAAGGTGCTCGACGTGCGGGAACAGGAAGTCTATGTTGGCGAACTGCCCCTGATGACCGAGCGCGGCACCTTCATCATCAACGGCACCGAGCGCGTCGTCGTCAGCCAGTTGCACCGGTCTCCCGGAGCCTCGTTCACCCATGACAAGGGGCGGACGCACGCGAGCGGGAAGGTGCTGTATTCCGCGCGCATCATTCCCTACCGCGGGTCATGGCTCGATTTCGAGTTCGACGCGCGGGATATCCTGTACGTCCGGATCGACCGCCGGCGCAAGATGCCGGTCACGATCCTGCTGAAGGCCTTCGGGTTTTCCAGCGACGATCTCCTCAAGATGTACTATCCCGTCGAGGAGGTCCATGTCTCGCAGGGCAAGCTGTACCGCAAGCTCGACCCGGAGATCCACCACGGTCTTAAGTCATCCACCGAGTTGACGGAGAAGGGCAGCAAGGAAGTGCTGGTGCGGGAAGGGGCCAAGCTCTCGAAGGTCATGATCAACAAGCTGAAGGCGGCGGGGATCAAGGAGATCCCGGTGGCTCCGGCCGAGTTGGTCGGACGTGCCGTCCTGAGCGAGATCATCAATCCGCGAACCAAGGAGAAGTTGGCGGAGAAGAATCAACGCCTGACGGCGGAGATTCTCGAGAAGGTGGTGGAGAGCCAGGCCGAGGCCTTCAAGGTGATCTATCTCGACCAGGCGACCGCCACGCCGGTGATTTTGGATACGCTTGAGATGGAGCGGACCAACTCGAAGGAAGAGGCCATGGTCGAGATCTACAAGCGGCTGCGGCCGGGCGAAACGCCGTCCATCGAGACCGCCAAGGCGTTGTTCGAAAACCTGTTTCAAAGCGCCAAGCGGTATGATCTGTCTCCGGTCGGACGGCTCAAGCTGAACAAGAAGCTCGGGCTCGATCTGCCGCTCGAGCAACGCACGCTGACCAAAGAAGATATCGTCGAAGTCATCCGCTATTTGGTCAACCTCAAGATGGGCAAGGGCGAAGTCGACGACATCGACCATTTGGGGAACCGGCGGGTGCGGTCGGTCGGCGAGCTGCTCGAAAACCAGGTGCGGCTCGGCCTCGTGCGCATGGAGCGGAGCATCAAGGAGCGGATGAACCTGCTCGATATGGAGACGGTGCTGCCGCACGATCTGATCAACGCCAAGCCGGTCGTGGCGGCGATCAAGGAATTCTTCAGCAGCAGCCAGTTGTCCCAGTTCATGGATCAAACGAACCCGCTGGCGGAAATCACCCACAAGCGGCGCCTGTCCGCGCTGGGGCCCGGGGGGTTGACTCGGGAACGGGCCGGGTTCGAAGTGCGCGACGTGCACCCGTCGCACTACAGCCGCATTTGCCCGATCGAGACGCCGGAAGGCCCGAACATCGGCCTGATCACCTCGCTCGCCACCTACGCGCGGATCAACGAGTTCGGCTTCATCGAAGCGCCCTATCGCAAGGTGGTCAAGGGGCGGGTCACCGATGAAATCGAGTATCTCTCGGCGATCGAGGGAGACCGGTACGTGGTCGCGCAGGCCAATTCCGCAGTCGATTCGCACGGGAAATTGGTCTCGGAGACGATCACCGCCCGCTCCGCCGGCGATTTCGTCATGACCGGACCGGACCGTGTGGAATATATGGACGTGTCGCCCAAGCAAGTCGTGAGCGTGGCGACGGCCATGGTGCCGTTTCTTGAGCACGACGACGCGAACCGCGCCTTGATGGGTTCCAACATGCAACGGCAGGCCGTGCCGCTGCTCAAGACCGAAAGTCCTCTGGTGGGGACCGGGATGGAAGCCGTGGTCGCGCGTGATTCCGGCTACGTGGTCCTGGCCAAGCGCGCCGGGGTGGTTGAGAGCGTGGATGCGACGAGAATCGTCGTCCGTGCGGACGTGGGGAAAGACGTCCGCAAGAAGGGCGACACCGGCCTGGATGTCTACGACCTCGTGAAGTTCCAGCGTTCGAACCAGAACACCTGCATCAATCAGATGCCGGTCGTTCGGCTGGGTCAGCCGGTGAAAAAGGGGCAAGTGCTGGCGGACGGGCCTGCGATCGATCGCGGCGAGCTGGCGCTCGGAAAGAACGTGCTGGTCGCCTTCATGCCGTGGGGCGGATACAACTTCGAGGACGCGATCCTGCTCAGCGAGCGGGTGGTCCGCGAGGACGTGTTCACGTCCATTCATATCGAGGAGTTCGAAGTCGAGGCGCGGGACACCAAGTTGGGGAAGGAAGAGATCACGCGGGACATCCCCAACGTGGGCGAGGAAGCCCTCCGGAACCTGGACGAGAGCGGGATCATCCGGATCGGCGCCGAGGTCAAGCCGGGCGATATCCTGGTCGGCAAGGTCACGCCGAAGGGCGAGACGCAACTGACCCCGGAAGAGAAGCTGTTGCGCGCGATCTTCGGTGAGAAGGCCGGGGATGTGAAGGACACGTCGCTGACGGTGCCGCCTGGGGTGGAAGGCATCGTGGTTGATGTGAAGATCTTCTCGCGCAAGGGGCTCGACAAGGACGAACGGTCGCGGAGCATCGAAAGCGAAGACGCAATGAAGCTGCAGCGCGACCACCAGGACGAAATCCGGATCATCGAAGAAGAGAAGATCAAGAAGATCCGGAAGTTCATGCTGGGACGCGTGGTCGGCCGGGACATCATGGACCCAGATTCGGGCGAGGTCGTCCTGAAGAAAAAGGGCAAGCTCACGGCGGACGTGCTGCGGCAATTGTCGGACGACGAGCTGCGCCATACCATTCTCGCTGACCCGGAAGAACAGCAGGAGCTGGACGAGATCGAGCGGCGGGCCAAGGAACAGATCGAGATCCTGCAGACGATGTACGATGAAAAAGTCGGCCGCCTGAAACGGGGCGACGAACTGCCGCCCGGCGTCCTGAAGCTGGTCAAGGTCCACATCGCGATGAAGCGCAAGATTCAGGTGGGCGACAAGATGGCCGGCCGCCATGGAAACAAGGGCGTCGTCTCCCGCGTGATGCCGGAGGAAGACATGCCGTACTTGCCCGACGGCACGCCGGTCGATATCGTGCTGAATCCGCTCGGCGTGCCCTCCCGGATGAACGTCGGCCAAATTTTGGAGACCCATCTCGGGTGGGCGGCTAAGGTCCTCGGCCTGCACGTGGCCAGCCCGGTCTTCGACGGGGCCTCGGAGCGGGAGATCAAGGACCTGCTCAAGAAGGCGGGCCTGCCGGCCAGCGGGCAAACGGTGCTCTACGACGGTCGGACTGGAGAGAAGTTCGACAGCACGGTGACGGTCGGGCACATGTATATGCTGAAACTCCACCACCTGGTGGACGACAAGATCCACGCGCGGTCCATCGGCCCGTACTCACTGGTGACGCAGCAGCCGTTGGGCGGCAAGGCCCAATTCGGCGGCCAGCGGCTGGGCGAGATGGAAGTCTGGGCTCTGCAGGCCTACGGGGCCGCCTCCACGCTGCAGGAATTCTTGACGGTCAAGTCGGACGACGTGCCGGGCCGCTCGCGGATGTATGAAGCGATTGTGAAGGGCGAGCCATATTTGGAGCCGGGCTTGCCGGAGTCCTTCAACGTGCTGGTGAAAGAATTGCAGAGTTTGGGATTGGACGTGGAGCTGGTGAAGTCGCAGGACTGA
- the rpoC gene encoding DNA-directed RNA polymerase subunit beta' — protein sequence MEGVYTLFEKPRDSVSFDSIRIRVSSPEKIRSWSYGEVKKPETINYRSFKPEKDGLFCAKIFGPTKDWECNCGKYKRMKHRGIVCDKCGVEVIQSKVRRERMGHIELAAPVAHIWFLKGVPSRIGTLLDMSLKSLEKILYFESYVVIDPGTTNLSEKELVSEDKLRALQAEYGTGAFKVGIGAEAIRELLRRVDINVLWDDMHAKARTTTSAAVKKKYAKRLKVLEAFRRSGNKPEWMIMDVIPVLPPELRPLVPLDGGRFATSDLNDLYRRVINRNNRLKRLIELKAPGVIIRNEMRMLQEAVDALFDNGRRGRAIRGPNKRPLKSLSDMLKGKQGRFRQNLLGKRVDYSGRTVIVVGPELRLNQCGLPKKMALELFKPFIFHKLEERGAATTIKSAKRLVEKERPEVWDVLDEVIREHPVLLNRAPTLHRLGIQAFDPVLVEGKAIRLHPLVCAAFNADFDGDQMAVHVPLSVEAQIEARVLMMSINNILSPASGKPIAVPSQDMVLGCYWLTKERAGARGEGKIFASPEEVRIAYDAREIEEHARIKVRIKGNLVQTTVGRVLLSEILPASLPFSFANQLMTKKEMTRLIDAVYRQAGHKETVMFLDKIKATGFHYATKAGVSICIDNMHIPTRKEELIGKAQHEVNEIERQYSDGLITNGERYNKVIDIWAHVTEQVAGEMMKELGGGGDPKRPEAFNPIFMMADSGARGSAQQIRQLGGMRGLMAKPSGEIIETPITANFREGLTVLQYFISTHGARKGLADTALKTANSGYLTRRLVDVAQDVIVSEDDCGTTDGIMVTALVEGGEVIEPLEERILGRLAGEDIRDPVTGEVIVGLNEEIDEERAKAVVEAGLDRVKIRSVLTCQTPRGVCKRCYGRDLARGRLVERGEPVGVIAAQSIGEPGTQLTMRTFHIGGTASKVVEQTVLEAKHGGHIKYLSFDAKKGADVHNHNVAVKNKEGDWVVMSRNAKIAIVDDTGREREKYPVVYGAKIKIKDGGPVTVGQKLVEWDPYSLLILTEVGGRVAYGDIVEGVTMKEDVDEVTGLSRKVVIEHTGANLRPRVSIKDEHGKTAKVSGATGVARYLLPVGAHILVEKGATVQPGDVLAKIPRETTKTKDITGGLPRVAELFEARKPKEHAVISEIDGEVSFGGFVKGMRKVVVDNKMGDQKEYFIPKGKHVNVHEGDWVRAGEPLMDGSANPHDILDVLGPKELQKYLVDEVQDVYRLQGVSINDKHIEIIVRQMLRKVRIEDPGDTEFLPGSQVSKFAFEAENEKVLQKNGRPALGKPVLLGITKAALTTESFVSAASFQETTRVLTEAAINGKDDRLWGLKENVIVGRLIPAGTGFAEYRDTFVISPKREEELAPPAAVPVGATEGSASAGDNEG from the coding sequence TTGGAAGGCGTATATACACTGTTTGAGAAACCTCGAGACAGTGTGTCGTTTGACTCGATCCGCATTCGTGTCTCTTCTCCGGAAAAGATCCGCTCATGGTCCTACGGGGAAGTGAAGAAGCCGGAGACGATCAATTACCGTTCATTCAAGCCGGAGAAAGACGGGCTCTTCTGCGCCAAGATCTTCGGACCGACGAAAGATTGGGAGTGCAACTGCGGCAAATACAAGCGGATGAAGCACCGCGGGATCGTCTGCGATAAGTGCGGCGTGGAGGTGATTCAGTCCAAGGTCCGCCGGGAGCGGATGGGACATATCGAGCTGGCCGCGCCCGTGGCGCACATCTGGTTCCTGAAGGGCGTGCCCAGCCGCATCGGGACGTTGCTGGACATGAGCCTGAAGTCGCTCGAGAAAATTCTCTACTTCGAAAGTTATGTCGTCATCGATCCCGGGACGACGAATTTGAGCGAGAAGGAATTGGTGTCCGAGGACAAGCTGCGGGCGCTGCAAGCCGAATATGGAACCGGAGCCTTCAAGGTCGGCATCGGCGCCGAGGCGATCCGCGAGTTGCTCCGCCGCGTCGATATCAACGTGCTGTGGGACGACATGCACGCGAAGGCGCGCACGACGACGTCCGCGGCGGTGAAAAAGAAATATGCGAAGCGGCTGAAAGTGCTGGAGGCCTTCCGCCGCTCGGGCAACAAGCCCGAATGGATGATCATGGACGTTATCCCGGTGCTGCCGCCGGAGCTGCGGCCGCTGGTCCCGCTGGACGGCGGGCGGTTCGCGACGTCGGACCTGAACGATCTCTATCGCCGGGTGATCAACCGCAACAACCGGCTCAAGCGGCTGATCGAGCTGAAGGCGCCGGGCGTGATCATCCGGAACGAAATGCGCATGTTGCAAGAAGCCGTGGACGCCCTGTTCGACAACGGGCGGCGCGGGCGCGCGATCCGTGGCCCCAACAAGCGGCCGCTCAAGTCCTTGAGCGACATGCTCAAGGGGAAGCAGGGGCGCTTCCGGCAGAACCTCCTGGGCAAGCGGGTGGACTACTCGGGCCGGACGGTGATCGTGGTGGGACCGGAACTGCGGCTCAACCAGTGCGGCTTGCCCAAGAAAATGGCGCTGGAGCTGTTCAAGCCGTTCATCTTCCACAAGCTGGAGGAGCGCGGCGCGGCGACCACGATCAAGAGCGCGAAGCGGCTGGTCGAGAAAGAGCGTCCCGAGGTGTGGGACGTGCTGGACGAGGTGATTCGGGAGCATCCTGTGCTGCTGAACCGCGCGCCCACGCTGCACCGGCTCGGCATTCAGGCGTTCGATCCCGTGCTGGTCGAGGGCAAGGCGATCCGGCTGCATCCGTTGGTCTGCGCGGCCTTCAACGCGGACTTTGACGGCGACCAGATGGCCGTGCACGTGCCGCTGTCGGTGGAGGCGCAGATCGAAGCGCGCGTCCTGATGATGTCGATCAACAACATCCTGTCCCCCGCGAGCGGGAAGCCGATCGCGGTGCCCTCGCAGGACATGGTGTTGGGTTGCTATTGGCTGACCAAGGAACGGGCCGGGGCGCGAGGAGAAGGCAAGATCTTCGCGTCCCCGGAAGAGGTCCGGATTGCGTACGATGCGCGGGAGATCGAGGAGCATGCGCGCATCAAGGTGCGCATCAAAGGCAATCTCGTGCAGACCACCGTCGGGCGCGTGTTGCTGAGCGAGATTCTGCCGGCCTCGCTGCCGTTCAGTTTCGCCAATCAGTTGATGACGAAGAAGGAAATGACCAGGCTGATCGACGCGGTCTACCGGCAGGCCGGGCACAAGGAAACGGTCATGTTCCTGGACAAGATCAAGGCGACGGGCTTCCACTATGCCACCAAGGCCGGCGTGTCGATCTGCATCGACAATATGCATATTCCGACGCGAAAGGAAGAGCTGATCGGCAAGGCCCAGCACGAGGTGAACGAGATCGAGCGGCAATACAGCGACGGATTGATCACCAACGGCGAGCGTTACAACAAGGTGATCGACATCTGGGCGCATGTCACGGAGCAGGTGGCGGGCGAGATGATGAAGGAGTTGGGCGGCGGGGGCGATCCCAAGCGGCCCGAAGCCTTCAATCCGATCTTCATGATGGCCGACTCCGGGGCGCGGGGCAGCGCGCAACAGATCCGCCAGTTGGGCGGCATGCGCGGACTGATGGCCAAGCCGTCCGGCGAAATCATCGAGACGCCCATCACCGCCAATTTCCGGGAAGGGCTGACGGTGTTGCAGTACTTCATCTCGACCCACGGGGCCCGCAAGGGTCTGGCCGACACCGCGCTGAAGACCGCCAATTCGGGATACCTGACGCGCCGCCTGGTGGATGTCGCGCAGGACGTCATCGTGTCGGAGGACGATTGCGGCACCACCGACGGCATCATGGTCACGGCCCTGGTCGAAGGCGGCGAAGTCATCGAGCCGTTGGAAGAGCGGATTCTCGGCCGTCTGGCCGGGGAGGACATTCGCGATCCGGTGACCGGCGAGGTCATCGTCGGGTTGAACGAAGAGATCGACGAAGAGCGCGCCAAGGCGGTCGTCGAGGCTGGGTTGGACCGGGTGAAAATTCGATCCGTGCTGACCTGTCAGACGCCGCGCGGCGTTTGCAAGCGTTGCTACGGACGGGATCTGGCCCGCGGCCGATTGGTGGAGCGTGGCGAGCCGGTCGGGGTCATTGCCGCCCAGTCCATCGGCGAGCCCGGCACGCAGTTGACGATGCGCACCTTCCACATCGGCGGCACGGCGAGCAAGGTGGTCGAGCAGACCGTCTTGGAAGCCAAGCACGGCGGCCACATCAAGTACCTGAGCTTCGACGCCAAGAAGGGAGCCGACGTTCACAATCACAATGTTGCCGTGAAAAACAAGGAAGGCGACTGGGTGGTGATGAGCCGAAACGCGAAGATCGCGATCGTGGACGACACCGGCCGGGAGCGTGAAAAATATCCGGTGGTGTACGGCGCCAAGATCAAGATCAAGGACGGCGGTCCCGTCACGGTCGGGCAGAAACTGGTCGAATGGGATCCCTATTCGCTGCTGATTCTGACCGAGGTGGGCGGCCGCGTGGCGTACGGCGACATCGTCGAAGGCGTGACCATGAAAGAAGACGTCGACGAAGTCACCGGACTGTCGAGAAAAGTCGTGATCGAGCATACGGGCGCCAACCTCCGGCCCCGCGTGTCCATCAAGGACGAGCACGGCAAGACGGCCAAGGTGTCCGGCGCGACGGGCGTCGCCCGCTACCTGCTTCCAGTTGGCGCCCACATCCTGGTCGAGAAGGGTGCGACCGTGCAGCCCGGCGACGTGCTGGCGAAGATTCCGCGCGAAACGACCAAGACCAAGGACATCACCGGCGGTCTGCCTCGCGTGGCGGAATTGTTCGAGGCCAGGAAGCCGAAAGAACATGCCGTGATTAGCGAGATCGACGGCGAGGTCTCCTTCGGCGGATTCGTCAAGGGCATGCGGAAGGTGGTCGTGGATAACAAGATGGGCGATCAGAAGGAGTACTTCATTCCGAAGGGCAAGCACGTCAACGTGCATGAGGGCGATTGGGTGCGGGCCGGCGAGCCTTTGATGGACGGCTCGGCCAATCCCCACGACATTCTGGACGTGCTGGGTCCCAAGGAGCTGCAAAAATATCTCGTGGACGAAGTGCAGGATGTCTATCGGCTCCAGGGAGTCTCGATCAACGACAAGCACATCGAGATCATCGTGCGGCAAATGCTGCGCAAGGTGCGGATCGAAGATCCCGGCGACACGGAGTTCTTGCCGGGCAGCCAGGTCAGCAAATTCGCCTTCGAGGCCGAGAATGAAAAGGTATTGCAGAAAAACGGCCGTCCCGCCCTCGGCAAGCCGGTCCTGCTCGGCATCACGAAGGCGGCCCTCACCACCGAGAGCTTTGTGTCGGCCGCGTCGTTCCAGGAGACGACGCGCGTGCTGACGGAAGCGGCGATCAACGGCAAGGATGATCGTCTCTGGGGGCTCAAGGAAAATGTGATCGTCGGCCGGCTGATTCCGGCCGGTACCGGGTTTGCGGAATACCGCGATACCTTCGTCATCAGCCCGAAGAGAGAGGAAGAATTGGCTCCTCCTGCGGCCGTGCCGGTTGGCGCGACGGAAGGAAGCGCATCGGCCGGTGACAACGAGGGCTGA
- the rpsL gene encoding 30S ribosomal protein S12, with product MPTINQLVRRGRRLVRSKTKSPALKRCPQKRGVCLRVYTTTPKKPNSALRKVARVRLTNGIEVTTYIPGVGHNLQEHSIVLVRGGRVKDLPGVRYHIVRGTLDAVGVAGRKQGRSKYGAKRPK from the coding sequence ATGCCCACGATCAATCAATTAGTCCGGCGCGGGAGACGCTTGGTCCGGAGCAAGACGAAAAGTCCTGCGCTCAAGCGCTGCCCTCAGAAGCGGGGCGTCTGTCTCCGCGTCTATACCACGACTCCCAAAAAGCCGAACTCCGCTCTCCGCAAGGTCGCCAGGGTGCGACTGACCAATGGAATCGAGGTCACGACCTACATTCCCGGCGTCGGGCACAATTTGCAAGAGCATTCGATCGTGCTGGTGCGCGGCGGTCGTGTGAAGGACTTGCCCGGCGTGCGGTACCACATTGTTCGCGGCACGCTGGACGCCGTCGGGGTGGCCGGCCGCAAGCAGGGGCGGTCGAAGTACGGCGCGAAGCGTCCGAAGTAG
- the rpsG gene encoding 30S ribosomal protein S7: protein MPRGGQVSLRETLPDPKFGDRLVGKFVNVLMSRGKKSTAEQICYGAFELIQQKTNGDPMKVFRAAVDNVKPVVEVKSRRVGGASYQVPVEIRPTRRLSLALRWIAEYARTRSGKSMVDKLAAELIDAANNTGAAVKKREDVHRMAEANKAFAHYRW from the coding sequence ATGCCTCGTGGTGGACAAGTTTCGTTAAGAGAGACGCTGCCTGATCCCAAATTCGGGGACCGTCTTGTGGGTAAGTTCGTCAATGTGCTCATGTCGCGCGGGAAGAAGAGCACGGCGGAGCAAATTTGTTACGGCGCGTTTGAATTGATTCAGCAAAAGACCAACGGCGACCCGATGAAGGTCTTCCGTGCGGCGGTGGATAACGTCAAGCCCGTGGTTGAAGTGAAGTCTCGGCGTGTGGGTGGTGCCTCGTACCAGGTTCCTGTCGAGATTCGTCCTACCCGTCGTTTGTCCCTGGCCCTCCGGTGGATTGCCGAGTATGCACGAACGCGCTCGGGCAAGAGCATGGTCGACAAGCTCGCGGCTGAGCTGATAGACGCCGCCAACAATACCGGCGCCGCGGTGAAGAAGCGAGAGGATGTCCACCGTATGGCAGAGGCGAACAAGGCCTTTGCTCACTACCGCTGGTAG
- the fusA gene encoding elongation factor G → MARQTPLERTRNIGIMAHIDAGKTTTTERILYYTGVSHKIGEVHEGAATMDWMEQERERGITITAAATTCFWRDHRINIIDTPGHVDFTIEVERSLRVLDGAVAVFDSVQGVEPQSETVWRQADKYRVPRIAFMNKMDRVGADFYASVQSIIDRLGANPVPIQIPIGREAEFRGTIDLVKMKAFYYDDETLGAKYEVREIPANLLEQAQQYREKMLEAVAEHDEQVLEKYLNGQPLTEEEIIRAIRAGAVTMKAVPVLCGSAFKNKGVQQLLDAVVEYLPSPLDIPPVAGVDPNSGKELTRRTADDEAFSALAFKIMTDPFAGQLTFFRVYSGMLKTGTAVLNQTKGTKERVGRLLKMHANKREEIDTVYAGDIAAAVGLRSAGTGDTLCDEKQPILLEVMKFPEPVIAMAIEPKTKPDQEKLGFSLQKLAQEDPSFRVKTDEETGQTIISGMGELHLEIIVDRLLREFKVEANVGKPEVAYRETIKRQAEAEGKYIKQTGGRGQYGHVVLTVEPSEPGKGLEFVNKIVGGAVPKEYIPAIEKGVRERMETGVLAGYPMRDVRVTVIDGSYHDVDSSEMAFKIAASMGFQEACRKADAVLLEPIMKVEVLVPQEFMGDVIGNLNGRRGKVQGIKVRAGSQAIEAAVPLAEMFGYATDLRSRTQGRATYSMEFDRYDQVPKQIAEAIIAKNRGE, encoded by the coding sequence GTGGCTCGACAGACACCGCTTGAGCGGACCAGAAATATCGGCATCATGGCGCATATCGATGCGGGGAAGACGACCACGACCGAGCGCATTCTGTACTATACGGGCGTGTCGCACAAGATCGGCGAGGTGCACGAAGGCGCCGCGACCATGGACTGGATGGAGCAGGAGCGGGAGCGCGGCATTACGATCACGGCCGCGGCGACCACCTGTTTTTGGCGCGACCACCGGATCAATATCATCGACACGCCGGGTCACGTGGATTTCACGATCGAAGTGGAGCGGTCGCTCCGCGTGTTGGACGGCGCGGTGGCGGTGTTTGATTCGGTGCAGGGCGTCGAGCCGCAATCGGAAACCGTTTGGCGGCAGGCCGACAAATATCGGGTGCCGCGGATCGCGTTCATGAACAAGATGGACCGGGTCGGGGCAGATTTCTATGCCAGCGTCCAGTCCATCATCGATCGTCTGGGCGCCAATCCCGTGCCGATCCAGATTCCTATCGGGCGGGAGGCCGAATTCCGCGGCACCATCGACCTGGTCAAAATGAAGGCCTTTTATTACGACGACGAGACGCTGGGGGCCAAGTATGAAGTGAGAGAGATCCCGGCGAACTTGTTGGAGCAGGCCCAGCAGTACCGTGAAAAGATGCTGGAGGCCGTGGCCGAGCATGATGAACAGGTGCTTGAAAAATATCTCAACGGCCAGCCGCTGACCGAAGAAGAAATCATCCGCGCCATTCGGGCCGGGGCCGTCACGATGAAGGCTGTGCCGGTGCTCTGCGGGTCGGCGTTCAAGAACAAGGGCGTCCAGCAGCTCCTCGACGCGGTGGTCGAATATTTGCCTTCTCCGTTGGATATTCCGCCGGTCGCGGGCGTGGACCCGAATTCCGGCAAGGAGCTGACCAGGCGCACGGCCGATGACGAGGCGTTCTCCGCGCTGGCGTTCAAGATCATGACGGATCCGTTTGCCGGACAGTTGACCTTCTTCCGGGTGTATTCCGGCATGTTGAAGACCGGCACCGCGGTGCTCAATCAGACCAAGGGCACCAAGGAGCGCGTCGGCCGGCTTTTGAAGATGCACGCCAACAAGCGTGAGGAGATCGACACCGTCTATGCTGGCGATATTGCGGCGGCGGTCGGTCTCCGAAGCGCCGGGACCGGGGATACGCTCTGTGATGAGAAACAGCCGATCCTCCTTGAGGTCATGAAATTTCCTGAGCCGGTTATCGCGATGGCGATCGAGCCCAAGACCAAGCCGGATCAGGAGAAGTTGGGGTTCTCGCTCCAAAAGCTGGCGCAGGAAGATCCTTCCTTCCGCGTGAAGACGGACGAGGAGACCGGGCAGACCATTATCTCGGGAATGGGCGAATTGCATCTTGAGATCATCGTGGATCGATTGCTGCGCGAGTTTAAGGTCGAGGCCAATGTCGGAAAGCCTGAAGTGGCCTATCGGGAGACTATCAAGCGCCAGGCCGAAGCCGAGGGGAAATATATCAAGCAGACCGGCGGTCGAGGGCAGTACGGCCATGTGGTCCTGACGGTGGAGCCGTCCGAGCCGGGCAAGGGGCTGGAGTTCGTCAACAAGATCGTCGGCGGCGCCGTCCCCAAGGAATACATCCCCGCGATCGAAAAGGGAGTCCGGGAGCGGATGGAAACGGGCGTCCTCGCCGGCTATCCCATGCGGGATGTTCGGGTGACGGTCATCGACGGCTCGTACCACGATGTCGATTCGAGCGAGATGGCGTTTAAAATTGCGGCCTCGATGGGCTTCCAGGAGGCCTGCCGAAAGGCCGATGCCGTGTTGCTCGAGCCGATCATGAAGGTTGAGGTGCTCGTCCCGCAGGAATTTATGGGTGATGTGATCGGCAACCTGAATGGACGGCGCGGCAAGGTGCAGGGGATCAAGGTTCGGGCCGGATCCCAGGCCATCGAGGCGGCGGTTCCGCTGGCCGAAATGTTCGGGTACGCCACGGACCTTCGGTCGCGGACTCAGGGGCGTGCCACGTACAGCATGGAGTTTGATCGCTACGATCAGGTGCCGAAGCAGATAGCGGAAGCCATCATTGCTAAGAATCGAGGCGAATGA